A window of Reinekea marina contains these coding sequences:
- a CDS encoding LemA family protein, giving the protein MVRRIAYFCIALCLMGLALLGFTVGFSKLADVRQLDRLPVSPLSALTKGEYLVSGTITNKATSIIAPYSDDAVVYYHYELTETYTDSDGNQQTRTLESGKSATPFFIQDNTAQVQVDPGFRLSDIRFIAPQTYQHKTGDLTYTEQTLRSGDAIQLTGTYGSENQTLELQSNMTLPKFVTNDALNESTGQSLLGISLILSASAGALAIGFALLLSSFAVHRFWVFVVTMTLGLMGAFSYLGLHWVQIDWQRAERLYSLRSEGVLHQPNNKSAEQDLYQYFVRIEQSAQGWPDSALFSSFFDTKTQPNVWSQQEQQQLQEAALIRDFSRLKPVWLGSLLAIVGAIICLVFIGSALKAIRFKRLVEFIPTSKTTGLSYGLAELNGQAKTHTHALTSPLNQQECFAYEYCIEQKQGTGKNQKWVEIESGAERVSFSLKDELGRVRVNPNGANIEYSDQKVEQKGSRRYTEKWLATGAQLYCLGFARIDTETAGQLILAEDPNKEMKFLISAKTEQQVILGNGVNGFLLTGFALMFGIVAATMWLTLQSNFSPLDLLKVSLVVPAILLGITVIMHYNSLVFLRQRIHKTAADINTLLQKRADLFPRLAEIVSAYLSHESDVMKQLVNARSQVTPVGESVVEAETQLKTQNAAKHSLLALVEQYPDLKANKPIELIMQQMSEAEDELALIRQGYNDAVMLYNNQIEKLPDVFLAKLFAFKPSAPFQTS; this is encoded by the coding sequence GTGGTACGTCGAATTGCGTATTTTTGCATCGCTTTGTGTTTAATGGGGTTAGCCCTTTTGGGTTTTACAGTGGGCTTTTCCAAACTGGCTGATGTCCGTCAGCTCGATCGTTTACCGGTATCGCCTTTGTCAGCATTGACCAAAGGCGAATATTTAGTGTCGGGTACTATCACAAATAAGGCTACTAGCATTATTGCGCCCTATTCTGATGATGCGGTTGTGTATTACCACTATGAGCTTACTGAAACCTATACGGACTCGGACGGGAATCAACAAACCAGAACGTTAGAAAGCGGTAAAAGTGCGACTCCATTTTTTATTCAAGACAACACAGCGCAGGTCCAAGTTGACCCAGGTTTTAGGTTATCGGATATTCGTTTTATTGCCCCGCAAACCTACCAACATAAAACAGGGGACTTAACTTATACAGAACAGACCTTGCGTTCGGGTGATGCTATTCAGTTGACGGGCACCTACGGTTCTGAAAACCAAACCCTCGAGTTGCAATCAAATATGACTCTCCCAAAATTCGTTACCAACGACGCGCTAAATGAATCTACAGGTCAGTCTTTGTTAGGCATTAGCTTAATACTCAGCGCATCGGCTGGAGCATTGGCGATTGGCTTTGCATTGCTGCTGTCGAGCTTTGCGGTTCATCGTTTTTGGGTATTTGTAGTTACTATGACATTGGGACTCATGGGTGCATTTTCCTATCTTGGATTGCATTGGGTGCAAATAGATTGGCAAAGAGCTGAGCGGTTGTATTCATTAAGATCCGAAGGGGTCTTACATCAACCAAATAACAAAAGTGCTGAGCAAGACTTGTATCAATATTTTGTACGCATTGAACAAAGCGCTCAAGGCTGGCCAGACAGTGCATTGTTTTCTAGTTTTTTTGACACTAAAACTCAACCAAATGTTTGGTCACAGCAAGAGCAGCAACAACTCCAAGAAGCCGCACTGATACGTGATTTCAGCCGTTTAAAACCGGTTTGGTTAGGCTCTCTACTTGCTATAGTCGGTGCCATTATTTGTTTGGTGTTTATTGGCTCTGCTCTAAAAGCCATACGTTTTAAGCGCTTAGTTGAATTTATTCCAACCTCCAAAACAACCGGCCTAAGCTATGGATTAGCCGAATTAAATGGTCAAGCTAAGACTCACACCCATGCTCTGACTAGCCCACTTAATCAGCAAGAATGTTTTGCCTATGAATACTGCATAGAACAAAAACAAGGCACTGGCAAAAACCAAAAGTGGGTTGAAATTGAATCTGGTGCGGAACGTGTGTCATTTTCGCTAAAAGACGAACTTGGGCGCGTTCGAGTTAATCCTAATGGAGCTAATATTGAATACTCCGATCAAAAAGTTGAACAAAAAGGATCTCGCCGCTACACCGAAAAATGGTTGGCGACTGGCGCACAACTCTATTGCTTAGGCTTTGCACGAATCGATACCGAAACAGCAGGCCAGCTCATATTAGCAGAAGACCCAAATAAAGAGATGAAGTTTCTAATCTCTGCAAAAACTGAGCAACAAGTGATTCTAGGCAATGGCGTGAATGGTTTTTTACTGACGGGTTTTGCGCTGATGTTTGGGATTGTGGCCGCTACCATGTGGCTAACTTTGCAAAGTAACTTTAGTCCGCTCGATCTTCTGAAGGTTTCCCTCGTTGTCCCCGCTATATTGTTGGGTATCACTGTGATAATGCACTACAACAGTTTGGTTTTTTTAAGGCAAAGAATTCATAAAACTGCGGCTGATATTAATACCTTGTTGCAAAAAAGAGCCGATCTTTTTCCACGCTTGGCTGAAATTGTCAGTGCTTACTTATCGCACGAATCCGACGTAATGAAGCAATTGGTTAATGCAAGATCTCAAGTAACTCCCGTAGGAGAATCCGTAGTTGAAGCAGAAACTCAGTTGAAGACTCAAAACGCGGCCAAGCACTCTCTTTTGGCGTTGGTAGAACAATACCCAGATTTAAAAGCCAATAAGCCTATCGAGTTAATTATGCAACAAATGAGCGAAGCAGAAGACGAGTTAGCCTTGATTCGCCAAGGTTATAACGATGCGGTAATGCTGTATAACAATCAAATCGAGAAATTACCGGACGTATTCTTAGCCAAACTTTTTGCATTTAAACCTTCAGCGCCATTCCAAACGAGTTAG
- a CDS encoding pyridoxine 5'-phosphate synthase, with the protein MTELSVNVNKIALLRNSRGHDTPNVVGFAKKFIEQGVKGITIHPRQDERHITRQDARDLGDYIRPLNGVELNIEGYPSEDFLQLIEEIKPDQTTLVPDAPDQITSDHGFDFHTQAEFLDPILARLKATGTRACVFLDPDVEQVRLAAQSKTDRIELYTEEYARTYHQPIHQEVHARYKQAAIEAQKLGLGVNAGHDLSLENLAKFVTIPGILEVSIGHALIVECLEFGLPSVARRYLHICNG; encoded by the coding sequence ATGACCGAATTAAGTGTGAATGTGAATAAAATAGCCTTGTTGCGAAATTCACGTGGCCACGACACGCCTAATGTTGTGGGCTTTGCTAAGAAATTTATTGAGCAAGGCGTAAAGGGCATCACCATTCACCCCCGACAAGATGAGCGGCACATTACACGACAAGATGCGCGTGACCTTGGTGATTACATTCGCCCTTTGAACGGGGTAGAACTCAATATAGAAGGGTATCCTAGTGAAGACTTCTTGCAACTGATCGAAGAAATCAAACCTGACCAAACCACCTTGGTTCCGGATGCACCAGACCAAATTACATCCGATCATGGTTTTGATTTTCATACCCAAGCTGAGTTTTTGGACCCAATTCTAGCGCGCTTAAAAGCCACGGGGACTCGTGCGTGTGTCTTTTTAGACCCTGATGTAGAGCAAGTACGGCTGGCCGCTCAATCAAAAACTGATCGCATAGAGTTATACACAGAAGAATACGCTCGAACTTACCATCAGCCAATTCACCAAGAGGTGCATGCTCGTTACAAACAAGCGGCGATTGAGGCTCAAAAATTAGGGCTTGGTGTCAATGCTGGGCACGATTTGAGTTTAGAAAATCTAGCTAAGTTTGTGACCATTCCAGGAATTCTGGAGGTGTCGATCGGCCACGCACTTATTGTTGAATGTTTAGAATTCGGCTTGCCATCCGTGGCTCGTCGATATTTGCACATTTGCAATGGCTAG